AAGACTCTGATTAATAGATGTTCATCAAGGCACGACGACTTGCAGGGTGGCAGATGCGCATCCGGTTTTGACACTTTGTGCGGCACATATATGATTGTACGGTGTCATGATTGGAGTGAGGAAACCTTCTTGTATTGCTTTGGTTTTTATTGGCCTTGCGGTGTTTTTTACCGCTTGTTCGACCGTTCATGAGACTGGGCGCAAGCAGTTCTCCTTGATATCGGAGTCTGCGGTAGAAAGCATGGCTGCGCAGGGCTTTGAGCAGTTGAAAAACGATACCAAGATCTCTCATGATCCAGAGAAAAACGCTCAGCTACAGCGTGTTGGAAAACGAATCGTGGATGCGGCGCGTGCCCGTGGGGCAGATTTGCCTCCAGCCAATCAATGGGAGTTTGTGGTTTTTGAGGATGAGGCAGTCAATGCCTTCGCCATGCCTGGAGGCAGGGTTGGTTTCTACACAGGCATTTTTCCACTCTTTGATAATGACGACGACCTTGCTGTGGTGATGGGCCATGAAATCGCTCACGTTTCAGCGAAGCATGGTCAGGAGCGGGTCTCCCAACAAATGGCGGCACAGGTTGCGGGTCTGGGGCTTGCCTTGGGCTTGGGGCTTTCGGAAACGGACAATACGACAAGCCAGATTGCGATGGCTGCGTTTGGGGCCGGAGCAAGCGTCGGGGTTTTGTTGCCATTCAGCCGTTCAAGTGAGTCGGAAGCGGATCACATTGGACTGATTTATTCATCGGCTGCCGGCTATGATCCGCGACGTTCCATTGTCCTTTGGCAGCGCATGGCAGATCAGGGCGGGCCGCGTCCCCCGGAGTTCCTTTCAACACATCCCAGTGAGCATACTCGCATACGTCGCTTGAATCAGCTGATTCCGCAAGTGATGCCAATTTATGAGCGGACACAGAATGACTTTTCGGATTACTCAATACTCGGCCCTGTTTATCCAGATCATTTGTATAGCTTCTACCGTTCTCAAGCGAACTAATCTTTGCCACAGAGTCACAGAGAACACAGAGTTTCTGACTATCCTCAGATTGCACAGATAGATTGCTCTCTGAATTAGTCATCAAAGCATTTAATCTGTGGATGAATAGATAAGACCCTGTCTCTTCTTGGATATTTCTCTGTGTCCTCTGTGCCTCTGTGGCAAAAAGACGTAGCCGTATTTAGCTTGGAATTATCCAAGTAAACGCAATCCTTCGGCTTATGCTTGATCCAATCAAAACGATTACCGAATACACGGCTTTTCCAAGCGTCTCCACTGATCCGGCTTATGCGGATGGTATGACGGGTGCGCGCAATTACATTGCGGGCCAACTTGAAACGCTC
The Rubellicoccus peritrichatus DNA segment above includes these coding regions:
- a CDS encoding M48 family metallopeptidase, which gives rise to MIGVRKPSCIALVFIGLAVFFTACSTVHETGRKQFSLISESAVESMAAQGFEQLKNDTKISHDPEKNAQLQRVGKRIVDAARARGADLPPANQWEFVVFEDEAVNAFAMPGGRVGFYTGIFPLFDNDDDLAVVMGHEIAHVSAKHGQERVSQQMAAQVAGLGLALGLGLSETDNTTSQIAMAAFGAGASVGVLLPFSRSSESEADHIGLIYSSAAGYDPRRSIVLWQRMADQGGPRPPEFLSTHPSEHTRIRRLNQLIPQVMPIYERTQNDFSDYSILGPVYPDHLYSFYRSQAN